In the Malania oleifera isolate guangnan ecotype guangnan chromosome 1, ASM2987363v1, whole genome shotgun sequence genome, one interval contains:
- the LOC131148724 gene encoding alpha carbonic anhydrase 1, chloroplastic produces MRKQMKPDKEAEFSYTGATGPQNWGSLASAFATCSSGKSQSPIDIVKDAAVHNPTLKALNRLYSPANATLVNSGARIGIHYERYAGALVIDGKNYTLKQMHWHCPSEHRIDGVQYPAELHLVHMAADGSASVVAILFRYGKEDPFLTKIKEGLEALTKEKCEGGEEAHIPLGELDAKILRKNTRKYFRYVGSLTTPPCSENVTWNILGKIRTISKEQVEALKSPLASPFQSNCRPVQPLNGRSVHLYDELSH; encoded by the exons ATGCGGAAACAAATGAAACCAGATAAAGAAGCGGAGTTCAGCTACACAGGGGCGACAGGGCCACAGAACTGGGGAAGCTTGGCCTCTGCTTTCGCCACCTGCTCCTCCGGCAAATCCCAGTCTCCCATTGACATCGTCAAAGACGCCGCCGTTCACAACCCGACTTTGAAAGCCTTGAACCGCCTTTACTCCCCCGCTAATGCTACCTTGGTCAACTCTGGCGCCAGGATTGGG ATTCATTATGAGCGATATGCAGGAGCTTTGGTTATAGACGGCAAGAACTACACCCTCAAACAAATGCACTGGCATTGCCCTTCTGAGCACCGCATCGACGGTGTCCa ATACCCAGCAGAGCTTCATTTGGTGCACATGGCCGCCGATGGCAGCGCGTCAGTGGTGGCCATCCTCTTCCGCTATGGCAAAGAAGATCCTTTCCTCACTAAG ATAAAGGAGGGATTAGAGGCGCTGACAAAGGAGAAGTGCGAAGGTGGGGAGGAAGCTCACATCCCACTGGGCGAGTTAGACGCTAAGATCCTCCGCAAGAACACTCGCAAGTACTTCAGATACGTCGGCTCCCTCACCACCCCTCCTTGTTCCGAGAACGTCACTTGGAACATCCTTGGCAAG ATAAGGACAATCTCAAAAGAACAGGTGGAAGCTCTGAAGTCTCCACTGGCTTCACCATTCCAGAGCAACTGCAGGCCTGTGCAGCCCCTCAATGGCAGAAGCGTCCACCTCTATGATGAGCTCAGCCATTAA